One Kineococcus aurantiacus genomic window carries:
- a CDS encoding PspC domain-containing protein, translated as MSTQTIPAGPVVRPPLLRRTGQRRVAGVAAGVAEHTGLPPARVRAAFLAAVFLGGFGVVLYLVLWLLLTDEEHLELPPAQRPDPAGWVLAHRNALVGVALVVGVGLVPAMNLVHGSARFVVPLLIGGAGVVLAWSQLDATRRRRLVEGSTDGRGAVLRVLVGASLVVVGAGLVVVLVGDVGTFWQSTLAGAVVLGGVGLVLAPWVVRLWQDLGAERAALAREQQRAEFAAHVHDSVLQTLALIQKRSADPGEVARLARRQERELRQWLYGDHGTAAGTLGAALRAAASEVEDVSGAVVEVVLVGDLDNRELDRGLSALAQAAREALLNAGRHAGGTVSLYGEPVGPAVEVFVRDRGRGFDLDQIPGDRLGVRESIIGRMQRAGGSASIRRPADGGTEVTLRVPGGNA; from the coding sequence GTGAGCACGCAGACGATCCCGGCGGGGCCGGTGGTCCGCCCGCCGCTGCTGCGGCGGACCGGGCAGCGGCGGGTGGCGGGGGTGGCCGCCGGGGTCGCCGAGCACACCGGGCTGCCGCCGGCCCGGGTCCGCGCGGCGTTCCTGGCCGCGGTGTTCCTGGGGGGTTTCGGCGTCGTCCTGTACCTCGTCCTGTGGTTGCTGCTGACCGACGAGGAGCACCTGGAGCTGCCGCCCGCGCAGCGCCCCGACCCGGCCGGGTGGGTGCTGGCCCACCGCAACGCGCTGGTCGGCGTGGCGCTCGTGGTGGGGGTGGGGCTCGTCCCGGCGATGAACCTCGTGCACGGTTCGGCGCGTTTCGTGGTGCCGCTGCTCATCGGCGGCGCGGGCGTGGTGCTGGCCTGGAGCCAGCTCGACGCGACGCGGCGGCGCCGGCTCGTGGAGGGGTCGACCGACGGCCGCGGGGCGGTGCTGCGCGTCCTGGTGGGGGCCTCCCTCGTCGTCGTGGGCGCCGGGCTCGTCGTGGTCCTCGTCGGCGACGTCGGAACGTTCTGGCAGTCGACGCTGGCCGGGGCGGTCGTGCTGGGCGGTGTGGGGCTGGTCCTGGCGCCGTGGGTGGTGCGGCTGTGGCAGGACCTGGGCGCCGAGCGGGCCGCGCTGGCCCGCGAGCAGCAGCGCGCCGAGTTCGCCGCCCACGTCCACGACTCGGTGCTGCAGACGCTGGCCCTCATCCAGAAGCGCTCGGCGGACCCCGGGGAGGTCGCCCGGCTGGCCCGCCGCCAGGAACGTGAGCTGCGGCAGTGGTTGTACGGCGACCACGGCACGGCGGCCGGGACGCTGGGGGCGGCGCTGCGGGCCGCGGCCAGCGAGGTGGAGGACGTCTCGGGGGCCGTCGTGGAGGTCGTCCTCGTCGGCGACCTGGACAACCGGGAACTGGACCGCGGGCTGTCCGCGTTGGCCCAGGCCGCGCGCGAGGCGCTGCTGAACGCGGGGCGGCACGCGGGGGGCACGGTGTCGCTGTACGGGGAGCCGGTGGGCCCGGCGGTGGAGGTGTTCGTGCGCGACCGCGGGCGGGGTTTCGACCTTGACCAGATCCCCGGCGACCGCCTCGGGGTGCGGGAGTCCATCATCGGCCGCATGCAGCGCGCCGGGGGGTCGGCCTCGATCCGCCGGCCCGCCGACGGCGGCACGGAGGTCACGTTGCGGGTTCCGGGGGGGAACGCTTGA
- a CDS encoding LuxR C-terminal-related transcriptional regulator: protein MIRVLVVDDHRMVRSGVRAELSTAGDLEVVGEAADVAGAVAAVERLRPDVVLLDVHLPAGPDENPAPGAGSGGAQVLARSAHLLSATPPVRFLALSVSDAADDVIAVIRRGARGYVTKTISGDELAAAVRRVADGDAVFSPRLAGFVLDAFGAGAGEVAAADDELDRLSAREREVMRLIARGYAYKEVAKELFISVKTVETHVSAVLRKLQLSNRNELTRWAAARRLL, encoded by the coding sequence TTGATCAGGGTCCTGGTCGTCGACGACCACCGCATGGTGCGCTCGGGGGTGCGCGCGGAACTGTCCACCGCGGGCGACCTGGAGGTCGTGGGCGAGGCCGCCGACGTCGCCGGGGCCGTGGCGGCGGTCGAGCGGTTGCGGCCCGACGTCGTGCTGCTGGACGTCCACCTGCCCGCGGGCCCGGACGAGAACCCGGCGCCGGGTGCGGGGTCGGGCGGCGCGCAGGTGCTCGCGCGGTCGGCGCACCTGCTGTCCGCGACGCCCCCGGTGCGGTTCCTGGCGCTGTCGGTGTCCGACGCGGCCGACGACGTCATCGCCGTGATTCGGCGCGGCGCGCGCGGTTACGTCACGAAGACGATCAGCGGGGACGAGCTGGCGGCGGCCGTGCGCCGCGTCGCCGACGGGGACGCGGTGTTCTCCCCGCGGCTGGCGGGTTTCGTCCTCGACGCGTTCGGCGCGGGGGCCGGGGAGGTCGCCGCGGCCGACGACGAGCTGGACCGGCTCTCGGCCCGCGAGCGTGAGGTCATGCGGCTCATCGCGCGCGGCTACGCGTACAAGGAGGTCGCGAAGGAGTTGTTCATCTCCGTCAAGACCGTCGAGACGCACGTGTCGGCGGTGCTGCGCAAGCTGCAGCTGTCCAACCGCAACGAGCTGACCCGGTGGGCGGCGGCGCGGCGCCTGCTGTGA
- a CDS encoding glutamate--cysteine ligase: MRRVGVEEEFLLVDPGTGRARLDGPAVAAAAAEQTELQRQQVESGTAPHTDLADVLADLGARRARIAGLAEGTGSRLLALATHPMPTDPVVTPGERYGLLVEQYGLLAREQLTCGCHVHVEVPDRDEAVAVVDRVRPWTAVLLALSSNSPYWQGEESGYASYRSRVWDRWPTAGPTEAFGDAAGYDRAAERLLATGVPLDAGQLYYDARVSATQPTVEVRVADVCLRVGDAVLLAALVRGLVETAAREAADGRGVPDVSVAELRAAAWRAGHDGLGGVLVSPRTGRPAPAREVVGQLLDHVGAALRDDGDEGVVREGLAALWERGTGTDWQRATTAARGPAGMVAEAVELTRAA; encoded by the coding sequence GTGCGACGCGTCGGTGTGGAGGAGGAGTTCCTGCTGGTCGACCCGGGGACGGGACGGGCCCGGCTGGACGGTCCCGCCGTCGCGGCGGCGGCGGCGGAGCAGACGGAGCTGCAGCGCCAGCAGGTGGAGAGCGGCACCGCCCCGCACACGGACCTGGCCGACGTGCTGGCGGACCTGGGCGCGCGGCGGGCGCGGATCGCGGGGCTGGCGGAGGGCACCGGCAGCCGGTTGCTGGCGCTGGCGACCCACCCGATGCCGACCGACCCGGTGGTGACGCCGGGTGAGCGCTACGGGTTGCTGGTGGAGCAGTACGGGCTGCTGGCCCGCGAGCAGCTGACGTGCGGCTGCCACGTGCACGTGGAGGTCCCGGACCGGGACGAGGCCGTCGCGGTGGTGGACCGGGTGCGGCCGTGGACGGCGGTGCTGCTGGCCCTGTCGTCGAACTCCCCGTACTGGCAGGGCGAGGAGTCCGGGTACGCCTCCTACCGGTCGCGGGTGTGGGACCGCTGGCCGACGGCGGGCCCGACGGAGGCGTTCGGGGACGCGGCCGGGTACGACCGGGCCGCGGAGCGGCTGCTGGCGACGGGGGTCCCGCTGGACGCGGGGCAGCTGTACTACGACGCGCGGGTCTCGGCGACGCAGCCGACCGTGGAGGTCCGGGTGGCCGACGTGTGCCTGCGGGTCGGCGACGCGGTGCTGCTGGCGGCGCTGGTGCGGGGGTTGGTGGAGACCGCGGCGCGGGAGGCGGCCGACGGGCGGGGCGTGCCGGACGTGTCGGTCGCGGAGCTGCGCGCGGCCGCGTGGCGGGCCGGGCACGACGGGCTCGGCGGGGTCCTGGTCTCCCCGCGCACGGGGCGCCCGGCGCCGGCGCGGGAGGTCGTGGGGCAGTTGCTGGACCACGTGGGCGCGGCGCTGCGCGACGACGGTGACGAGGGTGTCGTGAGGGAGGGGCTGGCGGCCCTGTGGGAGCGGGGCACGGGGACCGACTGGCAGCGGGCGACGACCGCGGCGCGGGGGCCGGCGGGGATGGTCGCGGAGGCGGTGGAGCTGACCCGCGCCGCGTGA
- a CDS encoding Gfo/Idh/MocA family protein: MSQPVRFALLGTGRIGQVHAASIHRSEDAVLTVAADAVAAGAERTAARYGGRATTDPFAAIAADDVDAVVIASPTPTHVELLTAALDAGKAVLCEKPIDLDITRVDAVRDRARTAPRPVVLGFNRRFDPHFAELRRRVAAGEVGRLEHLAITSRDPEPPPAEYVAVSGGIFRDMTIHDFDTARWFVPDVVSVTAVGLRQFSDGIAAAGDFDAAVVTLVGAGGESVTITNSRHSACGYDQRVEAFGPGGLLEVGNVTPTLVRASTATSSATGEPYRRFFLERYRDAYELELAAFIATVRGEDTSSNPSPGFEDGRAALLLADAAELSAREGRTVPVDLT, encoded by the coding sequence ATGTCCCAGCCCGTCCGCTTCGCCCTGCTCGGCACCGGCCGCATCGGCCAGGTCCACGCCGCGTCCATCCACCGCAGCGAGGACGCCGTGCTGACGGTCGCCGCCGACGCGGTCGCGGCCGGCGCCGAGCGGACCGCGGCCCGGTACGGCGGGCGCGCCACGACCGACCCGTTCGCGGCGATCGCCGCCGACGACGTCGACGCCGTCGTCATCGCCTCCCCCACCCCCACCCACGTCGAGCTGCTCACCGCGGCCCTCGACGCGGGCAAGGCCGTGCTGTGCGAGAAACCGATCGACCTCGACATCACGCGCGTCGACGCGGTCCGCGACCGGGCGCGGACCGCGCCCCGGCCCGTCGTGCTGGGGTTCAACCGGCGGTTCGACCCGCACTTCGCCGAACTGCGCCGCCGCGTGGCGGCCGGGGAGGTCGGGCGCCTGGAGCACCTGGCCATCACCAGCCGCGACCCCGAGCCGCCGCCGGCGGAGTACGTGGCGGTCTCCGGCGGGATCTTCCGCGACATGACGATCCACGACTTCGACACGGCCCGCTGGTTCGTGCCGGACGTCGTGTCCGTCACCGCGGTGGGGTTGCGGCAGTTCAGCGACGGCATCGCCGCCGCGGGCGACTTCGACGCCGCGGTCGTGACGCTCGTCGGGGCGGGCGGGGAATCCGTCACCATCACCAACTCCCGGCACTCCGCCTGCGGCTACGACCAGCGGGTCGAGGCGTTCGGGCCCGGCGGGCTGCTGGAGGTCGGGAACGTCACCCCGACGCTCGTGCGCGCCTCCACGGCCACCTCCAGCGCCACCGGCGAGCCGTACCGCCGGTTCTTCCTGGAGCGCTACCGGGACGCCTACGAGCTCGAGCTGGCCGCGTTCATCGCGACGGTCCGCGGCGAGGACACGTCCTCGAACCCCAGCCCGGGGTTCGAGGACGGCCGCGCCGCGCTGCTGCTGGCCGACGCCGCGGAACTGTCCGCCCGCGAGGGCCGCACGGTCCCCGTCGACCTCACCTGA
- a CDS encoding MDR family MFS transporter — protein sequence MTTARPAEEPGPRIGWIFASLVLVMLLASLDQTVVGTALPTIVGELHGLEHMSWAVTAYTLALTIAMPVYGKLGDLVGRKRLFLVAIALFLLGSALAGFSQDMLQFIGFRFLQGLGGSGLLIMSQTIVADVVPPADRAKFMAPLGAVFGVSAVVGPLLGGWLTDAVDWRWVFWVNLPLGLVALAVAALTIRLPRRRNTSPVDYAGMALLALATTGLVLVTSWGGTQYAWSSATVLGLAAGTVVAAVAFVLVERRSPEPVIPMRFFRNRTFVVTTLLALIVGAGLMGALAYLPTYLQMTYGVDATESGLLLLPMVAGLLVTSIGSGAVVTRTGRYRALPVAGTLVAALAMFLLSTLTVDTSLVLVCLYVAVLGAGIGTFMQILVLAVQNAVGPREIGTATSSNNLFRELGVTVGAAALGTVFSHRLAERLGGALGASPDGASSLTPAVVTSLPAEVARGVVNAYADALVPMFLWLVPMFLVGTVIAFFLPEVPLATTTALGEGEADAAAEEAGTVPPQAPGPAGSAVPAP from the coding sequence ATGACCACCGCCCGACCGGCCGAGGAGCCGGGACCCCGCATCGGCTGGATCTTCGCCAGCCTCGTGCTCGTCATGCTGCTGGCCTCCCTGGACCAGACCGTCGTCGGGACGGCGCTGCCGACCATCGTCGGTGAGCTCCACGGGCTGGAGCACATGAGCTGGGCCGTCACGGCCTACACGCTCGCCCTGACCATCGCCATGCCCGTCTACGGCAAGCTCGGCGACCTCGTGGGGCGCAAGCGGCTGTTCCTCGTCGCCATCGCCCTGTTCCTGCTGGGGTCGGCCCTGGCCGGGTTCTCCCAGGACATGCTCCAGTTCATCGGGTTCCGGTTCCTGCAGGGCCTCGGCGGCTCGGGCCTGCTGATCATGTCCCAGACGATCGTCGCCGACGTCGTGCCGCCCGCCGACCGCGCGAAGTTCATGGCACCGCTGGGCGCGGTGTTCGGCGTCTCCGCCGTCGTCGGGCCGCTGCTGGGCGGCTGGCTCACCGACGCCGTCGACTGGCGGTGGGTGTTCTGGGTGAACCTCCCGCTCGGCCTCGTCGCCCTCGCCGTCGCGGCGCTGACCATCCGGCTGCCCCGGCGCCGCAACACCTCCCCGGTCGACTACGCCGGCATGGCGCTGCTGGCGCTGGCCACCACCGGCCTGGTCCTCGTCACGAGCTGGGGCGGCACGCAGTACGCGTGGTCCTCGGCCACGGTCCTGGGGCTGGCCGCCGGCACGGTCGTCGCCGCCGTCGCGTTCGTCCTCGTCGAGCGCCGCAGCCCCGAGCCCGTCATCCCGATGCGGTTCTTCCGCAACCGCACCTTCGTCGTCACCACGCTGCTCGCCCTCATCGTGGGGGCCGGCCTCATGGGGGCGCTGGCCTACCTGCCGACGTACCTGCAGATGACCTACGGCGTGGACGCGACCGAGTCGGGGTTGCTGCTGCTGCCGATGGTCGCCGGGCTGCTCGTCACCAGCATCGGCTCCGGGGCGGTCGTGACCCGGACCGGCCGGTACCGGGCGCTGCCGGTCGCGGGGACCCTCGTGGCCGCGCTCGCGATGTTCCTGCTGTCCACCCTGACGGTGGACACGTCGCTGGTCCTGGTCTGCCTCTACGTCGCCGTCCTCGGCGCCGGCATCGGCACGTTCATGCAGATCCTCGTGCTGGCCGTGCAGAACGCCGTGGGCCCGCGGGAGATCGGGACGGCCACCAGCTCGAACAACCTGTTCCGCGAACTGGGCGTCACCGTCGGGGCGGCGGCCCTGGGGACGGTGTTCTCCCATCGCCTGGCCGAGCGGCTCGGCGGGGCCCTGGGCGCCTCGCCCGACGGCGCGTCCAGCCTCACCCCGGCGGTGGTGACCTCCCTGCCGGCCGAGGTCGCGCGGGGCGTCGTGAACGCCTACGCCGACGCGCTCGTGCCGATGTTCCTCTGGCTGGTCCCGATGTTCCTGGTCGGCACGGTCATCGCGTTCTTCCTGCCCGAGGTGCCGCTGGCCACCACCACGGCGCTGGGCGAGGGGGAGGCCGACGCCGCCGCCGAGGAGGCCGGGACGGTGCCCCCGCAGGCCCCCGGCCCGGCGGGCAGCGCCGTCCCCGCCCCCTGA
- a CDS encoding TetR family transcriptional regulator: MTGAEPSLRERRRAETTTAVARAALDLALADGWDAVTVDDVAARAGISRRTFFNYFATKDEALFHNALPWRPEVLEEFQRSTGPLLDGLEALFTAQAEQEAPDRDRALQVMGLVDAAPELLPGLLARIAASEAVLAEAVRAREGVDEFTAQAIAAVAGALARVGGMSWLSGLQPDPLTSTRAAWAVLRALTTTPGSDR, encoded by the coding sequence GTGACCGGTGCTGAACCCTCCCTGCGCGAACGGCGGCGCGCCGAGACGACGACCGCGGTGGCCCGTGCCGCCCTCGACCTCGCCCTCGCCGACGGCTGGGACGCCGTCACCGTCGACGACGTCGCCGCCCGGGCCGGCATCTCCCGCCGCACGTTCTTCAACTACTTCGCGACCAAGGACGAGGCGCTGTTCCACAACGCCCTGCCCTGGCGGCCGGAGGTCCTGGAGGAGTTCCAGCGCTCCACCGGCCCGCTCCTGGACGGCCTCGAGGCGCTCTTCACCGCCCAGGCCGAGCAGGAGGCGCCCGACCGGGACCGCGCGCTGCAGGTGATGGGCCTGGTCGACGCGGCCCCCGAGCTCCTGCCCGGCCTGCTCGCCCGGATCGCCGCCAGCGAGGCCGTCCTCGCCGAAGCCGTCCGCGCGCGCGAGGGCGTCGACGAGTTCACCGCCCAGGCGATCGCCGCCGTCGCCGGGGCCCTGGCCCGCGTCGGCGGCATGAGCTGGCTGTCCGGCCTGCAACCGGACCCCCTGACCTCCACGCGCGCGGCCTGGGCCGTCCTGCGCGCACTCACCACCACTCCCGGGAGCGACCGATGA
- a CDS encoding MDR family MFS transporter, protein MSTNEDATLETVAPAPPLDRDRLAPGDATVIGLLLVSAFVVILNETIMGVALPRLMADLGITAATGQWLTTGFMLTMAVVIPATGFIMERFRLRQVFVAAMGLFSLGTAIAAVAPGFELLLVGRVVQASGTAVMMPLLMTTAMTLVPPASRGKTMGMISVVISVAPAIGPTISGIILNSLSWRWMFIIVLPIALLALAAGTWKVRNVTAPRHARLDVLSLVLSAVGFGGLIYGLSSTGESASGHAPVAPWVPVAVGVLALTAFVLRQFRLSRTGGALMDLRVFANRSFTVSTAVLVTSFMGLFGTLIVLPIFLQTVLQLGSLETGLLLLPGGAVMGVLSPFVGRLFDRFGPRPLVTPGAVAVSAALWLLTTLHPGTPAGMVVVVHTLLSAGLAFMFTPLFTSALGSLRAELYPHGSATVGTVQQLAGAAGTALFVTVLSTRSADSLAAGTDPLHAVADGVQGAFVWGAVISLVALALSLLVRRPAVVPGPRTPTH, encoded by the coding sequence ATGTCCACGAACGAGGACGCGACCCTGGAAACCGTCGCGCCCGCCCCACCCCTCGACCGCGACCGGCTCGCCCCCGGCGACGCGACCGTGATCGGGCTGCTGCTCGTCTCGGCCTTCGTCGTCATCCTCAACGAGACGATCATGGGTGTGGCGCTGCCGCGGCTCATGGCCGACCTCGGCATCACCGCCGCCACCGGCCAGTGGCTGACGACGGGCTTCATGCTCACCATGGCCGTCGTCATCCCCGCCACCGGTTTCATCATGGAGCGGTTCCGGCTGCGGCAGGTCTTCGTCGCGGCCATGGGCCTGTTCAGTCTCGGCACCGCGATCGCCGCGGTCGCGCCCGGCTTCGAGCTGCTGCTCGTCGGCCGCGTCGTGCAGGCCAGCGGCACTGCCGTCATGATGCCGCTGCTCATGACGACGGCCATGACGCTCGTGCCCCCCGCCAGCCGCGGCAAGACCATGGGCATGATCTCCGTCGTCATCTCCGTCGCCCCCGCCATCGGGCCGACGATCTCCGGGATCATCCTCAACTCGCTGTCCTGGCGGTGGATGTTCATCATCGTGCTGCCCATCGCCCTGCTCGCCCTGGCCGCGGGCACCTGGAAGGTCCGCAACGTCACCGCACCGCGGCACGCGCGGCTGGACGTCCTGTCGCTGGTCCTGTCCGCGGTGGGTTTCGGCGGCCTCATCTACGGGCTGTCCAGCACCGGTGAGTCCGCCTCCGGGCACGCGCCGGTGGCGCCGTGGGTCCCCGTCGCCGTCGGGGTCCTGGCGCTGACCGCCTTCGTGCTGCGGCAGTTCCGGCTCAGCCGCACCGGCGGGGCCCTCATGGACCTGCGGGTCTTCGCCAACCGCTCGTTCACGGTGTCGACCGCCGTCCTCGTCACGAGCTTCATGGGCCTGTTCGGCACGCTCATCGTGCTGCCGATCTTCCTGCAGACGGTGCTGCAGCTGGGGTCCCTGGAGACGGGTCTGCTCCTGCTGCCCGGCGGGGCGGTCATGGGTGTCCTGTCGCCGTTCGTCGGCCGGCTGTTCGACCGGTTCGGCCCGCGGCCCCTCGTCACGCCGGGCGCGGTCGCGGTCAGCGCCGCCCTGTGGCTGCTGACCACGCTGCACCCGGGGACCCCCGCGGGCATGGTCGTCGTGGTCCACACGCTGCTGAGCGCCGGGCTGGCGTTCATGTTCACGCCGCTGTTCACCTCGGCGCTGGGCTCGCTGCGGGCCGAGCTGTACCCGCACGGGTCGGCGACCGTCGGCACGGTGCAGCAGCTCGCCGGTGCCGCCGGCACGGCCCTGTTCGTCACGGTGCTCTCCACGCGCTCGGCGGACAGCCTCGCCGCGGGCACCGACCCGCTGCACGCGGTGGCCGACGGGGTGCAGGGCGCGTTCGTGTGGGGCGCGGTCATCTCCCTCGTCGCGCTGGCGCTGTCGCTGCTCGTGCGGCGCCCGGCCGTGGTGCCGGGGCCGCGCACGCCGACGCACTGA
- a CDS encoding TetR family transcriptional regulator, whose translation MTDTTTGPDLRERRRLATQAEIEQVALDLFARNGSERTTVDDIASAAGVSPRTFFRYFATKEDAALGASRAFDAAVAARVEALVGHGATLADFEDAIAGVLGGMTAEVGSIERMLRVRCMVMEDAGLRSALLRLDAEQSRAFFHRIAAATGSPAVDLRTRVVAETLGAGLRAALDDWARRRDAGEDADLVAVYRGACATLREVTAG comes from the coding sequence GTGACCGACACGACCACCGGACCGGACCTGCGCGAGCGACGCCGCCTCGCCACGCAGGCCGAGATCGAGCAGGTGGCGCTGGACCTCTTCGCCCGCAACGGCTCCGAACGCACCACCGTGGACGACATCGCGTCCGCCGCCGGCGTCTCCCCCCGCACCTTCTTCCGCTACTTCGCCACCAAGGAGGACGCCGCCCTCGGCGCGAGCCGCGCCTTCGACGCCGCCGTGGCCGCCCGGGTCGAGGCCCTCGTGGGGCACGGCGCCACCCTCGCCGACTTCGAGGACGCCATCGCCGGGGTCCTGGGGGGGATGACCGCCGAGGTCGGGTCCATCGAGCGGATGCTGCGCGTGCGGTGCATGGTCATGGAGGACGCGGGCCTGCGCAGCGCCCTGCTGCGCCTGGACGCCGAGCAGTCCCGGGCCTTCTTCCACCGGATCGCCGCCGCCACCGGCTCCCCCGCCGTCGACCTGCGGACGCGGGTCGTCGCCGAGACCCTCGGCGCCGGCCTGCGCGCGGCGCTCGACGACTGGGCGCGGCGGCGCGACGCCGGGGAGGACGCCGACCTCGTCGCGGTCTACCGCGGCGCGTGCGCGACGCTGCGCGAGGTCACCGCGGGGTGA
- a CDS encoding maleylpyruvate isomerase family mycothiol-dependent enzyme, whose amino-acid sequence MVTVDDAVWRMVGRERLSLADLLAGLTARQWEQGSLCTRWRVKDVAAHLVMTPLREPPVRTLAGALVRQRGHLWDAGWEVVVTYADRRPCEGIVADLRSEATSRERPVFVRDANILFDLVVHGQDVAVPLGIERPVPADTAVVALDRAWATGWPFHARRRLGRTRLEAEDCAWAAGEGPRVTGSAGDLLLLATGRTGAALERLRGPGLDALRSLTPR is encoded by the coding sequence GTGGTCACGGTGGACGACGCGGTGTGGCGGATGGTCGGCCGGGAGCGGCTGAGCCTGGCCGACCTGCTGGCGGGGCTGACGGCCCGGCAGTGGGAGCAGGGGTCGCTGTGCACCCGGTGGCGGGTGAAGGACGTGGCGGCGCACCTGGTGATGACCCCCCTGCGCGAGCCGCCGGTCCGCACCCTGGCCGGGGCGCTGGTGCGCCAGCGCGGGCACCTGTGGGACGCCGGGTGGGAGGTGGTCGTCACCTACGCCGACCGTCGTCCCTGCGAGGGGATCGTCGCGGACCTGCGGTCGGAGGCCACCTCCCGGGAACGGCCCGTGTTCGTCCGGGACGCCAACATCCTGTTCGACCTGGTCGTGCACGGGCAGGACGTCGCGGTCCCGCTGGGGATCGAGCGGCCGGTGCCCGCGGACACCGCGGTGGTCGCGCTGGACCGGGCCTGGGCCACGGGCTGGCCCTTCCACGCGCGGCGCCGGCTGGGCAGGACGCGGCTGGAGGCCGAGGACTGCGCGTGGGCCGCCGGCGAGGGACCCCGCGTGACCGGCTCCGCGGGGGACCTGCTGCTGCTCGCCACGGGCCGCACCGGGGCCGCGCTGGAGCGGTTGCGCGGCCCGGGCCTGGACGCGCTGCGCAGCCTCACCCCGCGGTGA
- a CDS encoding MarR family winged helix-turn-helix transcriptional regulator — protein METRIFRALAEAGFDDFTPAQARVMQRIGPDGTRLTELAEAAQVTKQTAGFLVDQLERTGYVRRTPDPTDARARLVRVAERGAAAQPVAARALAAVEAEWREHLGPRAWEQLRATLTELRTITDPYL, from the coding sequence ATGGAGACCCGGATCTTCCGGGCGCTCGCCGAGGCCGGCTTCGACGACTTCACCCCCGCCCAGGCCCGGGTGATGCAGCGCATCGGACCCGACGGCACCCGCCTCACCGAACTGGCCGAAGCGGCCCAGGTGACCAAGCAGACCGCGGGTTTCCTCGTCGACCAGCTCGAGCGCACGGGCTACGTGCGCCGCACCCCCGACCCCACCGACGCCCGGGCCCGGCTGGTGCGCGTCGCCGAGCGCGGCGCCGCCGCCCAGCCCGTGGCCGCCCGCGCCCTGGCCGCCGTGGAGGCCGAGTGGCGCGAGCACCTCGGCCCCCGCGCCTGGGAGCAGCTGCGCGCGACGCTGACGGAGCTGCGCACCATCACCGACCCGTACCTGTGA
- a CDS encoding GNAT family N-acetyltransferase, with protein MRPELVVPRLSVAASLRAAATAPGWDAHEAYRGAADLDDEGFERWIAALLADTRDGAARPDGFVPSTNLWWVQGREYLGRVQVRHRLTPHLRELGGHIGYWVAPAVRRRGHATAMLAAALPVAQQLGIECALVTCDVDNVGSRRAIERNGGLFADRRGSKLRFWVPTG; from the coding sequence CTGAGGCCCGAGCTCGTCGTCCCGCGGCTGTCGGTCGCCGCCTCCCTGCGGGCCGCGGCCACCGCCCCGGGGTGGGACGCCCACGAGGCCTACCGCGGCGCCGCGGACCTCGACGACGAGGGGTTCGAGCGGTGGATCGCCGCGCTGCTGGCGGACACCCGGGACGGCGCCGCGCGCCCGGACGGTTTCGTCCCCTCCACGAACCTGTGGTGGGTGCAGGGCCGGGAGTACCTCGGGCGCGTGCAGGTCCGCCACCGCCTCACCCCGCACCTGCGCGAGCTCGGCGGCCACATCGGCTACTGGGTCGCCCCCGCCGTGCGCCGCCGCGGCCACGCCACGGCGATGCTCGCCGCCGCGCTGCCGGTGGCGCAGCAGCTCGGGATCGAGTGCGCGCTCGTGACGTGCGACGTCGACAACGTCGGCTCGCGCCGCGCGATCGAGCGCAACGGCGGCCTGTTCGCCGACCGGCGCGGGTCGAAGCTGCGGTTCTGGGTGCCGACGGGCTGA